ATCAAGGTATTCAAAATTACTGCGGAGGGATAATTTTTTTGCTAACATTCCCAATACTTCCTCTCAATAGGCCAATTGTAAAAAGCAACCGGAATGTGAAGTTTGTGGTAAAAGTTTCCGCGGTCCCGGAATGCTACGTATGCATATGAAAACGCATGAGGCATGTATCAGCAGTACCAGCTAGTGCTTGAGTGTTTAACGTTACTCACAATAAGCGTTGCTTTTCCTTTGAATTGCAGAAGGTCAACAAAATCCCAACATGCAGCATTTGCCAAACAGAGTTCAAATCGAAATCCATTCTTTATAGGCATCGGCAAACCCATTTCGAGGTAAGTCGCACAATGATTCTGTCTagtaagaaacaaaaaaaagggcaatTTTTGGATGATATTTCAGAAAAATTTTGAATGTACGATGTGCGACAAAAAGTTTAGCTCCAAATATCAGTTAAACATCCACGAGCAGCGTCacaaaaagcagaaaacacacacatgtcCACATTGCGATAAGTCCTTTTTCACAGAGATGGAATTGTCGGTAAGACTGTATGCATAGTGGTTGCAAGAACCCAAATGCTCTCATTGATTGTTTCTGAATGATTAATATCATGCCTTCTTCTTTGTAATTCTAGAATCACATTAAACAACATTTGGGGATTAAGGTGAAGCAGAGTAAAAAGAAGCTACCAAATCGTAGTTAATCGTAAAAAGTTTCCATGCCGGATATACTGATGTGACTTATTGCCTAAAGTATAAACACTATTGGGACAAATATCATGATGTATTGATGGTACGAAAGAAAAGGAGATAGtgaaagagaaggagaaacaTCCTAGCTGATAAACGAGAATATAGTAGCCATAATTAGAGCTTATCGAACAGGTTTCGAGTTCTGCAGCTATCGGTAAAGATTTCCAAATGCAATGCTCCTCGTTGCGAGCCTTTCGTTTCGTGCTGGAGAGACGTAGATTacttttctttaaatttcaaaacattatacCAATATCTTTTGTGTACTATAGGATGTAATCTACTGCTCTTTCTCTACCTCATTTTCTATCGATTCCGGTTGGTGCAATGGATAGGCTCTCCAATGATCATCATTCGGGGCCAACGTAGATTTTTAGATACATTTCCTGCAGTGCTGGAGCGATATTGGAGCGATAAATACCAAACACTACTATGTACTGTTCGCGCACTACTCGCCGATGTTTTCTGACTTATTCAActcaatttcattttattgcttaTCAAAAGCTACACTATATCGACTAGCAAAACGTGAAGTAAGGCAAATTGTTTTAGTTCGGAATTTCGaatataatattattaattattggGTTCTTCGACAGAAAAGCAAGCTTTTGGTTGAAGTTTAACGGCGTAGTTGTTTAGTATAAatatatttcatattttatttgagCGAATCAAAAGCCGCTTTTAAGTTTGATTCCGTAGTAGGATGGGAGTATTGCGAGATGGAATATTTATGGACCAGACAGGTAACTTCTGTATATAGTCGTCTGCTGCTAAATGAAAGTACGTTTCGAAATAAACACCGAAGTCTTAACACAAAGAGTGACAGCTTCTATTTTTTTACGTATCACACCCATGGCCGGAAAGTAATTTCGGGAAAAGTAAGAAATTTCAGCTGGGGAGTGATGTTTGTCTTGCGCAAACCTTGTTTTGTGCAGTTTGCGATGCTAGGTTGAATTGTAATGAATTGGAACCCAGTCTGGTGACGCATCATACCTTTGGGTGGGTTGCATCTCAACGGATCTAgcttttttctcattgttGTGTGTCTATTGCTAAATTCGTAATAGAACATTGAACTCAGTTGGCTTTCTGTTGATAAACCGTAGCCGTGGCAACCAAACATAGCGTTAGCGCATGCTTTGTAAAATTCAATGCATGCCCTTCTATCGACCGCGCGTTTTAAACAATCGTGTCCTTGGCGATGTTGAGGGCTGAACATTACTTTTACCGGTATGCTGAAGCAAGGAATATGCGTATCTTCACATAACTTTCAAACACTTCCCAGTAAAATATAGTATTACGAATCCAAGgttattgttattttgttgGCAATAGGTGAGAACTCGAATTAATTTGAGCCGGTTTCAAAATTTTCACGGAGTGTTGTAGCCAGTGCGCCCACGTGTATACCAACAGTCAGTTATTCTAGGTCTGTAATGGATAACCTATCGCCTCCACCGGGCCTTCACCGAAGTGGCAGCACCGAAAGTGACGATTTCTCCATTGTACCTCAGCGGCCCAGGGTCGCCGGACGATTAATTCGTAAGACAAGTGCTGAGATAGTGAGTGAAGCGAAGAGTATGTTGGCTGGAGGTTTGTGCTTCGTTCCATTTTCTAAACCTGCAAAAGTGCTGCAGTGAAACTTTCACCTTTGTTTCTATTTGCATGCATCCAAGGAGGAACACGGTTAGTTTCGGCGAGGAGACCGATCACGCCACGTGAACCGAAGAGGCAACTCTATGGACGAGTGGCCCCGCCGGGGCGCCCTCCAAGTGCGATCAACTTGAAGTACCTCCAGCAACAGGAATCTCGTGCATTACCCTTACTGGAGCCCTTGCACACTAGTGGACCCACGGCCAGTTGTAGTTTTTCCCGTTCGGAATCGGTAGATTCGATTGATTATAACGGCACCACTGGTGATACAGCGGTCCTTAGCACTACCGTTAAAAGACGCGAAAAACTTCCAGCCATTATTCATATTCCCCACAAAGGAGCAAATTCACTGGAAAACAGTAAGTACGATCGATAGCATTGTGGGAGAGAAGTTTGAATTGAAGGATCAGCATGCTTAAATGAGCTGCGAAAGGGTCATTCGGGTCACTAAAGGTACAGGTCGCTGGTGCATAATTGTGTGAGACACGCGACGTGCCGATGTCGAAATAACTTCATAAAAATCGatataaaacatttttcaatcgaagcgtcgaatcgaatgagatgtattaaaaaaatgttttatgtttcaaaagaaaaataaacacaaatactCTAGCACTTCAAGTTGAAACTGTAGCACGCCATCACGCGAGAAAAGCAtaacatatttaaaaaaacttttAATATATGTTAtcccgttttcttttattttctacaCATATGTTCATTCTTTTCACACATTGAAATAGCGGCAGTTGTTGGGAGTTCAAATGAAGATAAATCAACATACCATAAACCGGTTGCGGAATCTAAAAAAACGGCACCGTTAGTTGCTAGCACTGATAGCATTGTTAAGAATCATCCATTGAAGCGAATGGCCGCTCAATCGGCGGATGACAAATCGCCCAAAGTTGAGACCACTGAGCCACACAAAGGAAAAGAGAAGGTTGGTTGGTACAGCACATAGTTCTTAGgattagaaaaagaaaatagcTTTTATTTTAATACATTTGAGTTTACATTTTCGCAGAACACCTTACAAAATCAGGCCAAGCTGCTCAGACGCAGTAATGAGGTGCTGGTGCAAACTTCGACAGAATCGTTGCTGGAAATGCTGAAAGCCCACGCAGGCTTGAAGGAGTGCACCGAGAGTGACATCGTCCATATCAGCGCGGTATGAGAAATGATTTGGATCCCAAAGAATATTTTTGCCAATTCCAATCTGATTCAATACCTACTACGATTTAGTGTTTTCTGATACTAACGACTTGTAGGATTTATGGTCGAAATCAAAGCAGCTTATAAGAAATACCGTGCATGTAAAAGCTTCTTcttgtttcaatttctttccattgATCACAGATTCTAGATGAACTATTCGTAAGAGTTAAAGGATCAAAAGGTAGCTGGCGCGGTGCCGTTTTGGGTGCACTGTACGGCTTGGTGGAAGCGTCTTCCCCAAAGATTCTACTGTCGGTCGCCTGCGTGGTTTTGGCGGTGAGCTGTATCCTAATGCAAGCCAACTATGTTTACCTGTGCAATACTAACATTGTTTCCTACATTTCCAGATGAATGTTACCGGCAGCAATCTTACCGGGGCCTGTAAGCTCGTCTTCAAGATTGCTCGAAATGAGCATaatgatgatttgtttatgGGCAGTGAAGTACCAGGTAAGGGCGAGATTCAATGTGCCGCAAACGCTCTTATGCAGCCGAATCATCATTTGATTGTAGAACTTTTGGTGGATGGACTCGGACGAGCGTCACCAATTGACGACTCGGAGGCGTGTATTTATGGATACGGTGCAGTGCGGTTTCTTGCTGGATCTGCAAACGCGTCAAACGTTGAGGATAAGCGTGATCAATGCACAAATGACGACACTGCTTTGCAGCGATCCCTTGCTGTCCGTCTCGCAAACCATGGCCTCGGTCAGCTTATGGTGTTACACCTGAAAATGATCAACGAAGCCGCGTCAAGCAAAAGTCTTACTGGTGCACCGTTACACGCGTTATTTCAACTGTCTGGAGCTTTGCGGACCCTGGCCGATACCTTTTCCACGTTGCAAATGAATGATGATAAACTGTCGGATCGTCGTCCATACTCGGGCGAGGCTGATGTAGTAGATGACATGGCGCAGATCGACCAGGCGGTCCCATTGTTGGTGCGGGCAGCCGAAATGTGTATCAACGAGCTTGAAGTGCAGGCTAACATCATCCGCACGCTGAGTGTTTTGTCGGAGCGTTCGGAATGCTGCGAGCAGTTGGCGGAAACCGCACCTCGGCTAGGAATCCTGCTCGGCTCGGTAACCCAAACTAGTTCGACTGTGGAAAAAGGTCTGGCCACCGTCAACCGGTTGGGGTACATTCTTGGCAATGTTATGGCCCGCTGGGACGCGGCGCGTGTGCAATTTTACAACTGTGACGTATCCTGCGACGCCCTGTTGGCGTGCTTGGATTACTACGCGAATAAGAGCTTCACGTGGAAGAACCAAATGGGAGACTCAATCGTGAACGTGCTGACGAAGCTAATTCGCATCGTAGCAAACATGTGCGTCAATGGAGATGTTGGGTATGGTATGAGCAAGCGTTCACCATTGGGTGAAATTCTTTTAAGCGTACTACTCAAAGTAAGGGATCATAAGGTAAGATGAACGACGGCGCTTCTACGTTTTTATTGTTCGATCATCAGCACGGGGCACGGACTTCTAagctttttttgttcgtttacAGACAGCAGAGATGGAAGAACTACTGTTTGCAACTCTTGGAGCGTTGCACAACTTGTCCTACTATTATGAGGTTAACGACACACAGGCAACACTCCTCGTTATTCCTGGCAGCATTTGCGAGCGCTTGAAAGACATTTGTGGAACATTGTGTAGCATTTTGGACAGTGACTACAATCCTGCGCGATCGGAGGTTGCACGAGTTCTCGGCAACATGACTAGAAGTAGCTTGGTGCGGCAAGTGTTTGGCGAGGAAAATGGGCTGAAGATACTGAAAGGATGTCTTACTTCGGGTGACGACGAGCTTATCGTTACGTCCTGCGGCGTGTTGGTGAACATTCTTGGTGATTGGGGCCAACGGGGACCGTTCCAGGAGATCGATGGCCCATCGATCGTACGGCGTATTTTACGGCGGGGCGTCACCAATCGTGACTGGATTATGGCAGCGATTGCATCGCAGGCAATTTGGAACTATTTGAACGATACTGGTGATATTCTGCAGATGCTGACAAAGTCGGAGATCGATTTGATAAGCGGTGATTTGGCCGAAGGACTCGGTAAggaattcctttttttttgtttgcttttcacgTGGTGTTCAAAGGTTCCCGAATTCAAACTATTGAAAATTCATAGAATTGTGCAAGCGGTTCTTACTTACTTATTGTAGTTGTATTATTGCTTACTAAAAGACGATACACAAATCATATAAGAAATTTAGTTAACAATCATTTTCATGGACACTCTCTCTATTCTTTGGATCACTATATTAtatttaatgaatattttaatattaacGCCTATTTAATAATCACCGTTTTTTCACACTGTTTCTCTCTATCTAAAGATGAAGAAAGCCTGTTCCATGCTAATGAACCCGATCATTTTTGGGAAGATTTTGCACCAGTTGCCACTGACCTGCTCGAACGGTTACAATTCTGCATTTCCGAGGGAAACTCTATTTGTGAAACATCTGAAGATGAAGCAACAGACGGTGCTAGATACGGTTGACAGAAGTAGTGCATGGTTTGCAGTACTATAAAATTTAATACATAAAAATACATTGAATTAAAGCCTTAAATAATGAATAAAGCATTATTGTTAAAAAAGTGTAAGTTCTCAAcattgtgatttttttctatattgTATATGTTAAATGCGTTACATCAGGTTTGGTTTGCTCCTGTGATCTAtactttcgattgtttcttttctactGTTGGCCAATGTAATATGCTTTCTCATTAATTTAGTTTGATACTTTTCCGGGTACTGTCGAATGATCATCAGCTTCTTTAAACTGTATCAGAATGACCAAATAAGTAGCAATCGCTCCACAGTACTGAAATGAAAGTTCGACATGTAAATTTCCTcgttttgttctgttgtttACGTTTGATTTGATGCTCACAGAGGTGATGATACGGCGATCGATTGTGCAAAGACCACAGGCGGTAAACGAGAAGTTGCTGCCAACTAGCTGTTGCCAAAACATATTTATCTGAAATATTGTGTGTATCGTTGAATTTGTGCTATTTTTACTAAACTAAACATTCAGTATTTtacacaaaaataaaagcgGTTTACGTACACTTTCGGCCACATCAGGATCTTTACAAGAGCGTCTTAAGCTGCTGATTATGGTTATAGTTCTGTTGGACTGTAAATAAAACCCGGTTAAGTGTTTGGCTAGGTGTGAAGGAAGTTTGAAAGCGCACCTCAACATTAGTTATGTGGCATGGTTCGATCGTAAGAAGAAATCGGAAGATGTGGATAAACAGCCACAGAGCCTGAATCCATGCAAATACGGCGTCCTAGAAGTGAAAGATAGTTGAATGTTTGAACCGTAAAATCCGAACGCGCTGCCGAACATCTCAAAGTACCTTGTCTCCAACAAGCTCTACCATCAAAAAGTACGAAGTGGCTACTAAATGCAATAGACAGGAACCGAGTACCGCTAGCAGTGCAATCCCAAAAGTTCTTTGAACAAACAGATAAATGGTGAACCCTCAAAAACCACTAGCTAAAAACCGTGCTGCTTACTTTGAGACGAGCACAATGGCGTAGGAAAGTGAAGCGTGTATTTCCGCTAGATCGGCGATGATTCTTCTTGGTGAACAGTTGCGCTGCCTTTGAATTCCTAGAATTGAAAATGCGTGCATTTTCCGCCGTAATAAGTTGCAGTACAGAACAGGCAGATCCTACGCGACAATTACCGTGGACAACATTGGCAACACCCCTGCGGAAGGTGATGTCCACAGGGACACTTTTCGTTGCGTCCAGATTCATTGTGGCGATGGGAGAAATATCTATATGTGGCACTTTGTTGACTGCAATAGCTGACGTTGGACAACAAATAAGAAAAGGAATCCTACGGATGTAACCGTACCGTAAAATGGCTTACACTGAGGAAACATTTCGTAGAGAGCCAGATTTAAGTCGCGATAGCGACTGCCGATGCCAAGGGCTGCTTGGGCAAACAGTACGTGGAACATCATCAATATGTAATACAGACAGTAGAAGGGAAAATATCCCAGCACATTGGCACCTGTGgggcagaaagaaaaagacgTTCGGACACCAACAACATTTTGGTAGTACAATTTGCTCACTGGAATCGCTGTACTCATTTTTTATCTTGTCGGCGATTCTGTACCACACCCAAATATCTAGTGCTTTAAGAGAGTggaaagattaaaaaaactGGGAATAAAGTAAGGACACCTGGTGTGAAAGTTCGGCGTTGATAACCTTACACAGAGCTCCTGTTATGATGAAACTAACCAACCCGAGCATAAGAATGCCCTTATGTTTTTGCCTGGAGCGAACGAGCCCACTCGTGTAGTGAGCCAGCATTTCATCCGCCTGAAATGGACGATGGGATGGCGTAGCTGCGAGGTAGTAACGTTGGAAAAACTATCATCAACGCTTACCTCCGTTAGTCTTTGGTTCAACTCTCGCACGAATTGTAGGCCCCAGATGCCACTGAGCGTACCGCAGATGCACGCCGACACCACGACCGATACGTCCAAAATGGTGACCACTTTCGAGGTGGCAGTTTTCATtctgaaaacaaaactttgcgGATCGTTTTTATTCTAGACAACATTTGTTAAAGACTTCTTAAGGCTCTCTTGGTCTTTCAACATCACCTCGCcaagaaaagtaaaatatttaagAAACCATGACACAATTGTCGTATGGTGCTACCGCATTTACTCACCGTATGGGCTTTTTGGATGTCACATCGAAAAATATCCCTTTGTACGTGAGGCCGGCTTGGATTGATTGAAGAAGACCATGGAAAATGTATATTATATGGGGTTTGTCTATCTGTTTCACTACTATAGTtacccaaacaaaacactagGGACAAACTGtacaccatcagcagcacgtTGCGTTTGTAATCCACTATTTGACCCTTCGAGGTACGCTTGATGACGTACGGAGCTAGACCAAACATTCGGCTGACGTAGAACACAATTTTCGTTGGTTCCGATATTTCCATATTTGCTCCTTGGCTGTGGTCTTTGTTCCGTACGGCGAGGATAAACTGCAACTGGGAACTGTCCACTCCATAGCGGAGCCTTTTTATACGGATAAGTGAACTGGTACACAGGTAAGCATCTGGTGGTTATTTATTAGCCCATGTACCACCGGCAACCAGCTGCGGACTGCAAATCAAACTGTTTACACTCGTTTGACAAGGGGTTACAACTATCTGTTATCAATTGGCCTGTTGGTGCAGCACTTGGGGGGCATAGGGGGGCTTTTAAATGATTGAAGCCATTTTTATGGTGTGACCCACGGCACTTGCTAATGGTCTGTGGTGCAAGATGCAATCCTAAGGGTGGCGGTCTGGAGTTGTTGATTTTATAACCGGATATTAATCCTGCTTGCACCGGAACAGGACCCATCGACAGGATGTTTGAAATGGCGGGCCAGAAAGAATGACCCACGATTTGGACAACGATACAAAACAGATTGAATATATTGACAAAACCAACATGGTTTAATAGTGTATTTACGTTGCATTAGTTAGGAAGTTTCTATTGATAAATAGCTTTGACTCTTTGAGGAACAGACTTGATCAGGTTGTTAATGAAGATTCTAGGTATCGATGCCCAACAATTATTAATTTGATCAAGGAATGGATCTTTGTGAAACACTTTTGGATTACTTCTGAGATTCACGATCTTTTGAGGGTTTTCGATTCAGTAAAGATCCGAATACTGAGTTGGCCAGCGGATTAGCTCCAAACCATTTTAGCAGGTCACGTATTTGGGGCTATTTGCTTGCTAAAAAATTCATTCTCTGGGCATATTTCATTTGGCGTGAGGCAATATAACACCTTTCAAGATATTATGGTACATTAACCATGGACGACGGTTCCAACGATTCGTAGAATCGGGTCTAAGCTATAGGCCTGATAACAGACCTGTCCGCTTGTTATCATAGCAGAAACCaaagaatgttttaaaatgaagCATGGTCGTAGTGGTCCCAAACAAGGAGCAAAGATGTACTTATAAAAGGCTTTAAAATAAGTTCTTGTATATTATCAGTTACTCTAAGCTATTTCATGGTGATTTTGtgatattgttttcttttctaatgATGTTTGTAGCATTTCCTCTTATCGAGCATAATTActaaaacatttatcattgattttttcctcTTATTTTGGTTCATGGAAATGGATAATCAACATTTATGCACATGACAGTGATTATGTGGTAACTATACGATGTTAGAGTATTTGcaagaatgggaaaaaagggtcAGCCAAAAGGCCAAAAGGTAGGATGTGTTCAAAAATGGTTAAAAGACGTAAACTACGGGCGACaattgcaacataaaacaagcTTTTCTGGAGGTTTTTTACAAACTGTAAAAAGTCGAAATGGAACATTAAAACAATCTGTACTTGTACTGGGTGTACTTTCAATGAAATCTAAGCTGGGGTTAAATTGCACCCGAACAAGGCATGGCCGTTGATGCCGTTGCTAAGGATTTACGTTTAATCATGTACACATTGTTTTGGCCGAAACAGAAGAGTACTGTTGAGTGTGAACGATTATAGTCGTTAAACTTGCATGCCACTTGTAGTAGGTGACAAAGGTGACAAATGGGAAAATACGAAACCCGAAACAAGATCTGTTATGGACTTGCTTTACTAGCAGCAGTTGCCAATCGTGCTGAAATCCGTTGATTGCGCATGTCTTGCTGCTGTCGTCCATCGTTTCCTTCCACAATTTCCACTACGTGGTCGTTTCTTTCTTCCCAGTTCCAGTGTtagcatttttcatcccttTCGTGGACATTCGAAGGTTGTCTCCTTATTAATTGCACTGTGTTCTAGCAACCGAGTCTCGTGGGTAAAATATACTGTATAGTCGAGCACAAGAACTCAATACAGTTGCTGCGTTGGTTACTGGGAGTACCCTTTTCAGGCAGGTACGTGGTGGATGGATCTCTGTAGGCAGGAGcgcaataaaaaaatgcagTCTAGTAGGCTAAAATGAAGAATATTGTTTAAATAATCAGCTAAACCGGCAAGTGAGAAGACGCCAGGACAGTGAAACGTGGTTCCCAGCGTTCTTCTTACGATTGCATAGGTATTGGTATATACTGCTGACGGTATACGCCCAGAATTGGCAATCGTCCGGTGTTTGCCAAATCTAAAAGTGTCGATTGCAAATTACTTAAACTGTATTAACATCTAGTGAGGTTTGTAGCACAACTATAGCCGGCTTAGTTTTCGGCTAAGGGACGATAAAGTTCGTGTTGCAAATGGCACGAAAATTTGGTTGCATTAACGTTAAAAGCAGATTGAATGTTGCTTCGTTGAACGTTGAATCGAAAGAGTGCGTCGGGAATGACTAGTTATTTATACAAACTACTGCCTTGCTTCGTTATCTAATGACATTGCATCGAAGTTTATCGATTTCGCTTCATTATGAATCTGTGTTTATCTCATTATCATTCACAGACGTATGATAATGAACCAATCGCCTTGCTTTGAACGCAATTAGGGAAAAccttaaaacaacaacaaactacATCATTACCGTGAGAACGACAGATAGCGGtgagtttattttctttcgactTTTTTTCTTCATGTTGCTTTAGACCATAAAACgggaaagaagagaaaaagggAATTGAATTGTCCGGGTTCATTAATATTACGGTTTTATTTTCTGAGTAAATGTCCATCTCATGAATAGGATATAGTTTTGTATCCAAAATGATTTCTTCAATTGTTGTAATTCTCGAAAGGTGGTGATTTTTGTCACACTGAAGGGTTTTAAGTTTAAATTGGCTGCAGAGTTGTAGTGTCATGCTCTAACATCAGGAGCCAGATGCGTATAGAATAAAATAATTCGATTGCTGTGTACAATTTGCATGTACgtaatttttcgttttagATCGAAACATGGAGCGATTACATTCGCCAATTTTACTAAGCCTCATCGTTTTGCTGGTTGCGGAAAGTCTTGGAGAAACCATAACAGTCGTAACACCGCTTGCTGACCAAGTGCCGCCCGACCAAGTGCCGCTTTTCACTCCAGGCCAACAGTACACGACTCCTGCGCAGCTTTCGGCTATTTCGACACCGCAATTGAACACCAATCCTACGGAGCAGTCGAAATCGTACGTATTTGGTCCTCCGAACGGCACAAACGGAGGAGTTACCCCGGCAGGGGACGTAACGTCGACAACATTGCCCCAACTTCCGACATCGCAGCAACCAGTGTACATATCCAACATTACCTCGTTTACAACAATGAACTCCTCGGTGACGTTACAGCCAACATCCCGTCCGGATGTGATTGATGTGGATGTGCCGCTGATCGAAGTGAAGCAGCTTGGCCCGGGAGGGCCAAATCAAGTCGAGAGTGCCGGCATTCAACGGGCTCTTTGTTGGTTGCGAGATAAACGGTTGCCTGACTATAGCTGGGGCAACGACACGCATATGGTGATCTTGGCAAAGGAGCTGTCGGGCGCACGGGACCCCACAGACAACGACAATCCGATACAGGCGGTATCTGATCTGGAGAACCTCCTCTCGATCAAGCAGATGGACATCGAGGTAATCACCATGCTGGACCGACACCACGCGACCGCCAAGCTTCCGCACACGGATCACGTGGCAAAGTACATCTTGGCAATGGGCGGTCTCTGCAAGGATGCTCGTCACTTTTACGGCCACGATCTGATTGCCATTCTCGAGCACCATGAGCATGACCAGGGACAGGAGTACGAGTTTGCCCTGACAGCGCTGGCTATCTGCAGCTCGGCGACGCATGTCCGCAAACGGCAGATTCGGCGATTGTTGGATATAGCGAGCGGGGAGATTAAGGATGTTGGTACGTTCCGGCCCCGTTCGGTGAACGATTCATATGGTTATCGTGTACCCATTTTTTGCAGATACTATCGCGATGGTGCTGCTCGCCCTGCAGTGTATAGTGACAGATCACAGGCATCGGCATTTGCAGCACTTTGTCCGTTCGCCTGCCCGGGGTTTAGCTAGCTTGCAGGGTCTCCAGGGTAGCT
The nucleotide sequence above comes from Anopheles bellator chromosome 1, idAnoBellAS_SP24_06.2, whole genome shotgun sequence. Encoded proteins:
- the LOC131215396 gene encoding armadillo repeat-containing protein 2, which encodes MDNLSPPPGLHRSGSTESDDFSIVPQRPRVAGRLIRKTSAEIVSEAKSMLAGGGTRLVSARRPITPREPKRQLYGRVAPPGRPPSAINLKYLQQQESRALPLLEPLHTSGPTASCSFSRSESVDSIDYNGTTGDTAVLSTTVKRREKLPAIIHIPHKGANSLENTAVVGSSNEDKSTYHKPVAESKKTAPLVASTDSIVKNHPLKRMAAQSADDKSPKVETTEPHKGKEKNTLQNQAKLLRRSNEVLVQTSTESLLEMLKAHAGLKECTESDIVHISAILDELFVRVKGSKGSWRGAVLGALYGLVEASSPKILLSVACVVLAMNVTGSNLTGACKLVFKIARNEHNDDLFMGSEVPELLVDGLGRASPIDDSEACIYGYGAVRFLAGSANASNVEDKRDQCTNDDTALQRSLAVRLANHGLGQLMVLHLKMINEAASSKSLTGAPLHALFQLSGALRTLADTFSTLQMNDDKLSDRRPYSGEADVVDDMAQIDQAVPLLVRAAEMCINELEVQANIIRTLSVLSERSECCEQLAETAPRLGILLGSVTQTSSTVEKGLATVNRLGYILGNVMARWDAARVQFYNCDVSCDALLACLDYYANKSFTWKNQMGDSIVNVLTKLIRIVANMCVNGDVGYGMSKRSPLGEILLSVLLKVRDHKTAEMEELLFATLGALHNLSYYYEVNDTQATLLVIPGSICERLKDICGTLCSILDSDYNPARSEVARVLGNMTRSSLVRQVFGEENGLKILKGCLTSGDDELIVTSCGVLVNILGDWGQRGPFQEIDGPSIVRRILRRGVTNRDWIMAAIASQAIWNYLNDTGDILQMLTKSEIDLISGDLAEGLDEESLFHANEPDHFWEDFAPVATDLLERLQFCISEGNSICETSEDEATDGARYG
- the LOC131215398 gene encoding gustatory receptor for sugar taste 43a, which encodes MEISEPTKIVFYVSRMFGLAPYVIKRTSKGQIVDYKRNVLLMVYSLSLVFCLAGLTYKGIFFDVTSKKPIRMKTATSKVVTILDVSVVVSACICGTLSGIWGLQFVRELNQRLTEADEMLAHYTSGLVRSRQKHKGILMLGLVSFIITGALSLDIWVWYRIADKIKNEYSDSSANVLGYFPFYCLYYILMMFHVLFAQAALGIGSRYRDLNLALYEMFPQFNKVPHIDISPIATMNLDATKSVPVDITFRRGVANVVHGNCRRNCSPRRIIADLAEIHASLSYAIVLVSKTFGIALLAVLGSCLLHLVATSYFLMVELVGDKDAVFAWIQALWLFIHIFRFLLTIEPCHITNVESNRTITIISSLRRSCKDPDVAESINMFWQQLVGSNFSFTACGLCTIDRRIITSYCGAIATYLVILIQFKEADDHSTVPGKVSN
- the LOC131209999 gene encoding uncharacterized protein CG3556; this encodes MERLHSPILLSLIVLLVAESLGETITVVTPLADQVPPDQVPLFTPGQQYTTPAQLSAISTPQLNTNPTEQSKSYVFGPPNGTNGGVTPAGDVTSTTLPQLPTSQQPVYISNITSFTTMNSSVTLQPTSRPDVIDVDVPLIEVKQLGPGGPNQVESAGIQRALCWLRDKRLPDYSWGNDTHMVILAKELSGARDPTDNDNPIQAVSDLENLLSIKQMDIEVITMLDRHHATAKLPHTDHVAKYILAMGGLCKDARHFYGHDLIAILEHHEHDQGQEYEFALTALAICSSATHVRKRQIRRLLDIASGEIKDVDTIAMVLLALQCIVTDHRHRHLQHFVRSPARGLASLQGLQGSFGSLRSTALAMQALQDLEPDPAGKWNRSAASEWLLSKQRSDGGWTEEPLQDGQDASIGIGLTADIVLALGWRGLGAVRALQCDHVMRESNEPSENGEPKLALPVGLHISPVEEAEPRNVSYTYTLWVGTNETEEYFLDLTSPKNTTFFRAMKQAADIDSRFSFEAQEWPNGHYVHTLAGMKEEPKSYHFWLLYRLPEKPDTKNPPGNQLIAPLGVDELLVEDGEHYLYWYKKL